One Planktothrix sp. FACHB-1365 genomic window carries:
- a CDS encoding serine/threonine-protein kinase — translation MPNPMSYCLNPYCRKPQNPSGINLCQTCGTTLLLKERYCAVQELGEGGMSRTFLAVDLDRFNTPCIIKQFSPQSHKISWVQKAIELFNQEALRLQELGIHPQIPSLYAYFEQEDHLYLIEEWIEGKNLLHELNENGFFSEDKIIQLLQDILPILKFIHQHHIIHRDIKPDNIIRRQSDQKLVLVDFGIAKYSLNLLQPHTGTLTGTVGYAPLEQMRGGKAYPASDLYSLGMTCIHLLTQIPPNQLFDPFSGELIWRSHLANINQTLNPKLNQILDKLLKDLVKDRYQTVEEVLQDLEPNTLKPITTIPPPSSLNIIVATELQAISSHSFFENQLFFKPDSLPFPTTHCLLKEYNSAFYSPVKSSLIATLNPPLSPAQSLPKPQIEFPFISISSRLNLECTHILSGHQAPVQALAIGPNGYLLISGSQDKTLRIWNLKTGQFLHRLMGHEAAISSLAISPNGRKLVSGSLDRTLISWNLDKRAIADRFFSHSGSPYSHRCGAVYTVAYSPDGSIIASGSEDHSIKLWNQRNGELLYRYCEHLEAVLAVQFINVSIINQSSSNVNQHSLRNYLFASSSVDGTIKIWQVYQLKSLKTLTGHLDQVSSLFLSPTQPVLVSGSADHTIKLWDLNTGELIKTLTEHSNIVSSLAMSPDGKWLASSSDDGRIYLWDMSQPHQLGILSHCFAGYPPIIFSPDNQQFICCGDENQILVWKFQIEP, via the coding sequence ATGCCAAATCCGATGAGTTATTGTCTAAATCCCTATTGTCGAAAACCCCAAAATCCATCAGGAATTAACCTCTGTCAAACCTGTGGGACGACGTTACTCTTAAAAGAACGTTATTGTGCTGTACAGGAACTAGGGGAAGGAGGGATGAGTCGTACATTTTTAGCCGTTGATTTAGATCGGTTTAATACCCCCTGCATTATTAAACAATTTTCGCCTCAATCTCATAAAATTTCCTGGGTTCAAAAAGCTATTGAACTATTTAATCAAGAAGCATTACGCCTGCAAGAATTAGGGATTCATCCTCAAATTCCCAGCTTATATGCTTATTTTGAACAAGAAGATCACCTCTATTTAATTGAAGAATGGATTGAAGGCAAAAATTTATTGCACGAATTAAACGAAAACGGTTTTTTTAGTGAAGATAAAATTATTCAACTTTTACAAGATATTTTACCAATTTTAAAATTTATTCATCAACACCATATTATTCATCGAGATATTAAACCCGATAATATTATTCGTCGTCAAAGTGATCAGAAATTAGTCTTAGTAGACTTTGGAATTGCTAAATATAGCCTGAATTTATTACAACCCCACACCGGAACTTTGACGGGAACTGTGGGTTACGCACCCTTGGAACAAATGCGCGGTGGAAAGGCTTATCCAGCTAGTGATTTATATAGTTTGGGAATGACTTGTATTCATTTACTCACCCAAATTCCGCCTAATCAATTATTTGATCCCTTCAGTGGAGAATTAATTTGGCGATCGCATTTAGCAAATATTAATCAAACCTTAAACCCTAAACTCAATCAAATTTTAGATAAATTACTCAAAGATTTAGTTAAAGACCGTTATCAAACCGTTGAAGAAGTATTACAGGATTTAGAACCGAATACCCTAAAACCAATCACAACAATTCCACCTCCCTCCTCTTTAAATATTATCGTAGCGACTGAATTACAAGCTATTTCTTCTCATTCTTTTTTTGAAAATCAACTCTTTTTTAAGCCGGATTCACTGCCATTTCCCACAACTCATTGTTTATTAAAAGAATACAATTCGGCTTTTTATTCTCCTGTCAAGTCTAGCTTAATTGCAACATTAAACCCTCCCTTATCCCCAGCACAATCCCTTCCAAAACCTCAAATTGAATTTCCTTTTATATCCATTTCCTCTCGCCTTAACCTAGAATGTACTCATATTTTATCGGGTCATCAAGCTCCTGTTCAAGCCTTAGCGATTGGCCCCAATGGATATCTATTAATTAGTGGAAGTCAGGATAAAACTTTAAGGATTTGGAATTTAAAAACAGGGCAATTCTTACATCGATTAATGGGTCATGAAGCCGCTATTTCTTCCCTAGCTATTAGTCCCAATGGCCGTAAATTAGTGAGTGGAAGTTTAGATCGAACCTTGATTTCTTGGAATTTAGATAAAAGAGCGATCGCCGACCGATTTTTTAGCCATTCCGGTTCCCCCTATAGCCATCGTTGCGGTGCGGTTTATACCGTTGCTTATAGTCCTGATGGTTCTATTATTGCCAGTGGTAGTGAAGACCATAGTATTAAACTTTGGAATCAAAGAAACGGGGAATTACTCTATCGTTATTGTGAACATTTAGAAGCAGTTTTAGCGGTTCAATTTATTAATGTTTCTATTATAAATCAATCTTCATCAAATGTCAATCAGCACTCATTAAGAAATTATTTATTTGCCAGTTCTAGTGTTGATGGAACCATTAAAATTTGGCAAGTTTACCAATTAAAAAGCTTAAAAACCTTAACCGGACATTTAGATCAAGTTTCCAGTCTTTTCTTAAGTCCAACTCAACCTGTATTAGTCAGTGGAAGTGCTGACCATACCATCAAATTATGGGATTTAAACACCGGAGAATTAATTAAAACCTTAACTGAACATTCAAACATTGTTTCATCCTTGGCGATGAGTCCTGATGGCAAATGGTTAGCCAGTAGCAGCGACGATGGCAGAATTTATTTGTGGGATATGAGTCAACCACACCAGCTAGGAATCTTATCTCATTGTTTCGCAGGATATCCCCCGATTATTTTTAGTCCTGATAATCAACAATTTATTTGTTGTGGGGATGAGAATCAAATTTTGGTTTGGAAATTTCAAATTGAACCTTAA
- a CDS encoding DUF2499 domain-containing protein: MHALSIPTWIIHISSVIEWIAAIWFIWIYGEITQNRAWWVLSFAMLPSLVSAMCACTWHYFDNPASLEWLVTLQATMTVVGNTTLCAAAWWIWRDANSVKN; this comes from the coding sequence ATGCACGCTTTATCGATTCCAACTTGGATCATTCATATTTCGAGTGTAATTGAATGGATCGCCGCGATTTGGTTTATCTGGATTTATGGAGAAATCACTCAAAATCGAGCTTGGTGGGTTCTTTCCTTCGCCATGTTACCGTCTTTAGTCAGTGCCATGTGTGCCTGTACCTGGCATTATTTTGATAATCCCGCTTCTTTAGAATGGTTAGTGACCTTACAAGCGACCATGACTGTTGTGGGAAATACCACCCTCTGTGCGGCGGCGTGGTGGATTTGGCGCGATGCCAATTCTGTTAAAAATTAA
- the trmB gene encoding tRNA (guanosine(46)-N7)-methyltransferase TrmB: protein MVRVRVRQHVNPLSQKYQAPVIVPDWSKIYKNLHQPLHLDIGCGRGLFLWELAQLESNWNFLGLEIREPLVNEANTWRDQQELTNLHYLFCNANTSIQPILESLPPGLLKRVSIQFPDPWFKKRHQKRRVVQPQLVENLARYLGEGGEVFVQSDVKEVAIEMCDRFSENGAFHRTQNDWLAENPLPVPTEREQSTLEKGEPVYRALFLTSAAG, encoded by the coding sequence ATGGTTCGCGTCCGAGTTCGTCAGCACGTTAATCCTCTCAGTCAAAAATATCAAGCTCCTGTTATTGTTCCTGACTGGTCTAAGATTTATAAGAATTTGCATCAACCACTTCATTTAGATATTGGTTGCGGGAGAGGTCTATTTTTATGGGAATTAGCTCAATTAGAATCGAATTGGAATTTTTTAGGATTAGAAATTCGAGAACCCTTAGTTAATGAAGCAAATACTTGGCGAGATCAACAAGAATTAACGAATTTACATTATTTATTTTGCAATGCTAATACTTCAATTCAACCGATTTTAGAATCCTTACCCCCCGGACTTTTAAAACGGGTGAGTATTCAATTTCCTGATCCTTGGTTTAAAAAACGGCATCAAAAACGACGAGTGGTTCAACCGCAATTAGTAGAAAATTTAGCTCGTTATTTAGGAGAAGGAGGAGAAGTTTTTGTACAGTCGGATGTTAAGGAAGTGGCGATAGAAATGTGCGATCGCTTTTCAGAAAATGGGGCGTTTCATCGTACCCAAAATGATTGGTTAGCAGAAAATCCGCTTCCAGTTCCCACAGAACGAGAACAGTCTACTTTAGAAAAAGGTGAACCTGTTTATCGAGCATTATTTTTGACATCCGCCGCTGGCTAA
- the murG gene encoding undecaprenyldiphospho-muramoylpentapeptide beta-N-acetylglucosaminyltransferase, with translation MSQTPIRLLIAASGTGGHLFPAIATAENLSDFEIEWLGVPDRLERELVPPEYPLHTISVEGFQQRFGFGTLKILAKFALSLVQVTSLLKTGNFRGVFTTGGYIAAPAIIAARFLGLPVILHESNALPGKVTRNFGPWCNTVALGFAAAVPYLTNAKTVVVGTPVRSAFMQASEPLSFFLPDDVPVIVVVGGSQGAVSVNNLVRQAAPSWFEAGAWVVHLTGDNDPDVEALNHPQYIKRPFYDNMAALLKRANLAVSRAGSGTLTELAITHTPSILIPYPFAAEDHQTYNANVFAEAGASFVFQQKDLTADLLASKVLYLLQSPQQLKQMAKATAAVAVTNSAQQLGNLIRNLII, from the coding sequence TTGAGTCAAACACCCATTCGCTTACTGATTGCTGCTAGTGGTACAGGGGGACATTTATTTCCGGCGATCGCCACTGCCGAAAACCTGTCAGATTTTGAGATAGAATGGTTGGGTGTACCTGATCGCTTAGAACGGGAATTAGTTCCCCCCGAATATCCCCTGCATACGATTTCCGTTGAAGGTTTCCAACAACGCTTCGGTTTCGGAACCCTAAAAATTTTAGCAAAATTCGCCCTTTCCCTCGTGCAAGTCACCTCTCTCCTCAAAACAGGGAATTTCCGAGGAGTATTTACCACGGGCGGGTATATTGCGGCACCGGCTATTATCGCGGCTCGTTTCCTGGGCCTACCTGTGATTTTACATGAGTCTAACGCCTTACCGGGTAAGGTGACTCGGAATTTTGGCCCTTGGTGTAATACCGTCGCTTTGGGGTTTGCGGCGGCTGTTCCTTACCTGACTAATGCTAAGACCGTTGTGGTCGGAACTCCCGTGCGTTCGGCTTTTATGCAAGCGTCTGAACCCTTGTCTTTTTTCCTCCCCGATGACGTTCCCGTTATTGTGGTGGTGGGAGGAAGTCAAGGTGCGGTGAGTGTGAATAACTTGGTGCGACAGGCGGCTCCTAGTTGGTTCGAAGCCGGGGCTTGGGTGGTACATTTAACCGGAGACAATGACCCGGATGTTGAAGCGTTAAACCATCCTCAGTATATTAAAAGGCCTTTCTACGATAATATGGCAGCCCTCTTAAAACGGGCAAATTTAGCCGTGAGTCGGGCAGGTTCAGGAACCTTAACCGAATTAGCCATTACCCACACTCCTTCGATTTTAATTCCCTATCCCTTTGCGGCTGAAGATCATCAAACCTATAACGCCAATGTTTTTGCTGAAGCGGGTGCGTCCTTCGTCTTTCAACAAAAGGATTTAACCGCGGACTTGCTGGCAAGTAAAGTTTTGTATCTGCTACAATCACCCCAACAGTTAAAACAAATGGCGAAAGCCACAGCAGCCGTCGCCGTTACCAACAGCGCCCAACAGTTAGGGAATTTAATCCGAAATTTAATAATTTAA
- a CDS encoding nuclear transport factor 2 family protein — protein sequence MTLFAIVQRQFFQNGSCVQTRPILPTPLFSVLLGLVIWGTGTAISQPVNAETPETAPANVTNLLTQIDDAANRQDVEAVMGFYSSNFTNSDGLNHQTLKQVLKDFWNKYSRLNYRTQLQSWQQNGGVLTTTTVTEITGTKTINNREFTLTSTLTSQQQIEDGKIVQQEILAEKNKLTLGNQPPTVVFNVPQEVKIGQEYAVDAIVQEPLNEEILIGTAITEPVTAKAYTQEGLLQLEFLPSGGIFKVGQAPNTSGDNWVSAILMRQGGVTLVTQRLRVVK from the coding sequence ATGACACTTTTCGCAATCGTTCAACGGCAATTTTTTCAGAATGGGTCTTGTGTACAGACGCGCCCTATATTGCCAACACCGTTATTTTCTGTGCTTCTAGGATTGGTAATTTGGGGAACGGGTACAGCAATTTCTCAGCCCGTTAATGCCGAAACCCCAGAAACAGCACCCGCTAACGTGACCAATCTTTTAACTCAAATTGATGATGCGGCTAATCGTCAGGATGTAGAAGCTGTGATGGGTTTTTATAGTTCTAATTTTACCAATTCCGATGGCTTAAATCATCAAACGCTCAAACAAGTTCTCAAAGATTTTTGGAATAAATATTCTCGTTTGAATTATCGCACCCAATTGCAATCTTGGCAACAAAATGGGGGAGTTTTAACCACGACAACGGTAACAGAAATTACGGGAACTAAAACGATTAATAATCGAGAATTTACCTTAACTTCAACCCTGACCTCTCAACAACAGATTGAAGACGGAAAAATTGTACAACAGGAAATTCTAGCGGAAAAAAATAAATTAACACTCGGAAACCAACCCCCAACGGTAGTTTTTAATGTACCGCAGGAAGTCAAAATCGGTCAGGAATATGCGGTGGATGCCATTGTTCAAGAACCTTTAAATGAAGAAATTCTGATTGGAACTGCTATCACAGAACCCGTAACGGCAAAAGCTTATACTCAAGAGGGACTTTTACAGCTAGAATTTTTGCCTTCTGGAGGGATTTTCAAAGTCGGTCAAGCCCCGAATACATCAGGAGATAATTGGGTTTCTGCCATTTTGATGCGTCAAGGAGGAGTCACATTAGTAACACAACGGTTACGAGTCGTTAAATAA
- a CDS encoding ABC transporter ATP-binding protein, translating to MMPLLEVKNLAIQFVTLDGIVQAVKGISYQVYPGETLGIVGESGSGKSMSVLSILRLIPSPPGKITEGEICFQGKNLLQLNAQQLQKIRGRDIAMIFQDPMTSLNPVLTIGKQLTEALQLHLKFTSEQAQNRAIQLLQQVGIPSPERRLKNYPHEFSGGMRQRVMIAMALGCQPQLLIADEPTTALDVTVQAQVVELVKQLRNQQGMSVIWITHDLALLAGLADRILVMYAGQIVEQATVHQLYKTPRHPYTIGLLKSLPRLDQIRQESLSTIEGTPPNLIDYPPGCPFAPRCQFAIEHCFQENPPLEQIEPHHQVACWVLPSET from the coding sequence ATGATGCCCTTATTAGAGGTTAAAAATTTAGCCATTCAGTTTGTTACCCTGGATGGCATTGTTCAGGCGGTCAAAGGAATTTCCTATCAAGTTTATCCCGGTGAAACCCTGGGAATTGTTGGGGAGTCGGGGTCAGGGAAAAGTATGAGTGTGTTATCAATTTTAAGGTTAATTCCATCACCCCCTGGAAAAATTACCGAGGGTGAAATCTGCTTTCAAGGGAAAAATTTACTCCAACTAAATGCTCAACAGTTACAAAAAATCCGGGGTCGTGATATTGCCATGATTTTTCAAGACCCAATGACTTCCCTTAACCCGGTTTTAACCATTGGAAAACAACTGACAGAAGCGCTACAACTTCATCTCAAATTCACTTCAGAACAAGCTCAAAATCGCGCCATTCAACTGTTGCAGCAAGTCGGAATTCCCAGTCCAGAACGACGGTTAAAAAACTATCCCCATGAATTTTCTGGGGGAATGCGTCAACGGGTTATGATTGCCATGGCATTAGGGTGTCAACCGCAATTATTAATTGCAGATGAACCGACAACGGCATTAGATGTAACGGTGCAAGCGCAGGTTGTAGAATTAGTTAAACAACTGCGAAATCAACAGGGAATGTCTGTGATTTGGATTACCCATGATTTAGCTTTATTAGCGGGATTAGCTGATCGAATTTTAGTCATGTATGCAGGGCAAATTGTTGAACAAGCAACGGTGCATCAACTTTATAAAACCCCACGTCATCCTTATACGATTGGGTTATTAAAAAGTTTACCACGACTGGATCAAATTCGTCAAGAATCATTATCAACCATTGAAGGAACTCCCCCCAATTTAATTGATTATCCCCCAGGATGTCCTTTTGCGCCTCGATGTCAATTTGCCATTGAACATTGTTTTCAAGAAAATCCCCCCTTAGAACAGATTGAACCTCATCATCAAGTCGCTTGTTGGGTACTTCCTAGCGAAACTTAA
- a CDS encoding pentapeptide repeat-containing protein, which translates to MKFAAVTTTVVMMILGLTVPAQAENPAHLKQLLETKNCPGCDLSGAQLVGVNLQGANLRDANLNGANLQGANLNEVNFNRAGLTEANLESASLIAAKLHGANLERANLSHSNLSLAGLVIASLNNANLSHANLIGANLESADLTGANLRNAQQSVATLGEVKLQEGSLYGFDISGVNLRDANLTGANLTGANLTASDLAGATLENTTMINANLMNIRR; encoded by the coding sequence ATGAAATTCGCAGCAGTAACCACCACAGTAGTGATGATGATTTTGGGTTTAACTGTTCCCGCTCAAGCTGAGAACCCCGCCCATCTCAAGCAGCTATTGGAAACGAAAAACTGCCCTGGATGTGATCTCAGTGGGGCTCAATTAGTTGGTGTGAATCTTCAGGGTGCTAACCTCCGAGATGCCAACTTAAATGGTGCTAACTTACAAGGTGCTAATCTCAACGAAGTTAATTTTAATCGAGCAGGATTAACCGAAGCGAATTTAGAAAGTGCTAGTCTAATTGCTGCTAAATTACATGGCGCTAATTTAGAACGTGCTAATTTGAGCCATTCTAATTTGAGTTTAGCTGGTTTAGTGATTGCCAGTTTAAATAATGCTAATTTAAGTCATGCTAATTTAATTGGGGCAAATTTAGAGAGTGCAGATTTAACAGGTGCTAACCTAAGAAATGCTCAACAATCCGTTGCAACTTTAGGTGAAGTGAAGTTACAAGAAGGCAGTTTATATGGATTTGATATCAGTGGTGTGAATTTACGCGATGCTAATTTAACAGGGGCTAATCTCACAGGTGCTAATTTAACTGCTTCAGATTTAGCCGGAGCTACCTTAGAAAATACCACCATGATTAATGCAAATCTCATGAATATTCGTCGGTAA
- a CDS encoding DUF3593 domain-containing protein codes for MLSKDTLFAVSLFPYLGFLWFLTRSGQMPRLALIGFYGTLVFVAVTIPAGIYAKVVYGEALANIDWLHGGAEVFLTLANILVVLGFRQAVIEKQSSQQ; via the coding sequence ATGTTATCAAAAGACACCTTATTTGCTGTTTCTTTATTTCCCTATCTAGGGTTTTTGTGGTTTTTAACTCGTTCGGGTCAAATGCCTCGTTTAGCATTAATTGGATTTTATGGAACCTTAGTGTTTGTTGCGGTTACAATTCCGGCGGGAATTTATGCCAAGGTGGTTTATGGGGAAGCCTTAGCTAATATTGATTGGTTACATGGCGGTGCGGAAGTTTTTTTAACCTTGGCTAATATTTTAGTGGTTTTGGGATTCCGTCAAGCGGTGATTGAAAAACAATCCTCCCAACAATAA
- a CDS encoding AAA family ATPase produces MKLIIKNLGAIKNNTQEIDLAKDFFVFVGRNNSGKSYVAQLLWTIFNQDVIEKFAEDNLDLIQDNVIENANEVEVHPKLICKIIKSYSSFIEQHLKTHTYTFNIGKESRRLRIIIEFIYEISEVKKTRLQAVDNIPTSGSDIINYLTINKQEESLLFQIVDNQQELSEDFLDSVSRNISPENLIQRKKRFLIISIIRMLLRHHHKTFFLPASRSFFPIFYSYIYKIEREEYEKLVKKLQTLREMMTNNEGRIELSELQELNIGKRPYTEPMNQIIKSLYSFNDHQEIRNQEFYLNIVQKLQEIMGGEITPLSQEGIAPIEFYFKLDVNGNSLPMYLASSSVNQLTPLYLYLKYWVAEHNNFLIMDEPEENLHPENQINLLNILLQFVSAKNNKVLITTHSPILANAINNYIYLDVLKNEYQINVENIIEEHQLKYVDPDVSIAKENVGVYFFTGDKIIDYESGDYSIYFRNFREVENNLDKSLRILTDYIYRQEDESEDE; encoded by the coding sequence ATGAAGTTAATTATTAAAAATTTAGGGGCAATAAAAAATAATACTCAAGAGATTGATTTAGCAAAAGATTTCTTTGTTTTTGTTGGACGTAACAACAGTGGAAAAAGTTATGTCGCTCAATTATTATGGACAATTTTTAATCAGGATGTAATTGAAAAATTTGCTGAAGATAATTTAGATCTTATTCAAGATAATGTTATTGAAAATGCTAATGAAGTTGAAGTCCATCCTAAATTAATTTGTAAAATCATTAAAAGTTATAGTTCTTTTATAGAACAACATCTCAAAACACATACATATACTTTCAATATTGGAAAAGAGTCAAGACGTTTAAGGATAATTATTGAGTTTATTTATGAAATATCCGAGGTAAAAAAAACAAGATTACAAGCAGTTGATAATATTCCAACAAGTGGAAGTGACATTATTAATTACTTGACAATTAATAAACAAGAAGAATCTTTATTATTTCAAATTGTGGATAACCAGCAAGAGTTATCTGAAGACTTTTTGGATTCTGTATCGAGAAATATTTCTCCTGAAAATTTAATTCAACGAAAGAAAAGGTTTTTAATTATCAGTATAATTAGAATGTTACTAAGACATCATCATAAAACTTTCTTCTTACCTGCTAGTCGTAGCTTTTTCCCTATATTTTATAGTTATATTTATAAAATTGAAAGAGAAGAATATGAAAAACTTGTTAAGAAGTTACAGACTTTAAGGGAAATGATGACAAACAATGAAGGAAGAATTGAATTATCAGAACTTCAAGAATTGAATATTGGGAAAAGACCTTATACAGAACCAATGAATCAGATTATTAAAAGCCTATATTCTTTCAATGATCATCAAGAAATAAGAAATCAAGAGTTTTATCTAAACATTGTTCAAAAACTACAAGAAATTATGGGTGGTGAAATAACACCTCTGAGTCAAGAAGGAATTGCACCTATAGAATTTTATTTTAAATTAGATGTTAATGGTAATAGTTTACCGATGTATTTAGCTTCTTCTTCTGTTAACCAATTAACCCCTTTATATTTATATCTTAAATATTGGGTAGCGGAACATAATAATTTTTTGATAATGGATGAACCAGAAGAAAATTTACATCCTGAAAATCAAATTAATTTATTAAACATATTGTTACAATTTGTTAGTGCAAAAAATAATAAAGTCTTAATAACGACTCACAGTCCCATTTTAGCTAATGCGATTAATAATTATATTTATTTAGATGTTTTAAAAAATGAATATCAAATTAATGTAGAAAATATTATTGAGGAACATCAATTAAAATATGTTGATCCTGATGTTTCAATCGCTAAAGAGAATGTAGGAGTTTACTTTTTTACTGGTGATAAAATTATTGATTATGAAAGTGGTGATTATAGCATTTATTTTAGAAATTTTAGAGAAGTTGAAAATAATTTAGATAAATCTCTGCGTATTCTGACTGATTATATTTACCGTCAGGAGGATGAGTCTGAAGATGAGTAA
- the csaB gene encoding polysaccharide pyruvyl transferase CsaB, with translation MQRVICCGYYGKGNGGDEALLASLLQMLPPTVEPIVLSGNPTQTQAYYQVEVCDRMNAFQVLKALRRADGLIWGGGSLMQDVTSAISPFYYGGLMGLAQQMGLKTMAWAQGIGPLNRSVSQWLAKKTFSGCNVVSVRDTGSARLLSNWNIPFTLAPDPVWALDAQPVARLWDLPAPRVALTLRPDPQLTPERLSLIIRALVSFQKATQTFILLIPFQPIQDLVIAQLLHQALPENSQVLILEDPRQLKGVFRGVEFLIGMRFHSLIMAATQECKCFALSYDPKVSRLMEELELPGWEIDQLPDDPNLISKTWIDCYANDEPLSKGKIEFFVDRATVHQELLYSQFN, from the coding sequence ATGCAACGGGTGATTTGTTGTGGATATTATGGAAAAGGCAATGGCGGGGATGAAGCCTTGTTAGCGTCGTTGTTACAAATGTTACCGCCTACGGTTGAACCCATTGTCCTGTCAGGAAATCCCACCCAAACCCAAGCTTATTATCAGGTGGAAGTCTGCGATCGCATGAATGCCTTTCAAGTCCTGAAGGCTCTACGTCGTGCCGATGGGTTAATTTGGGGCGGAGGCAGCCTCATGCAAGATGTCACCAGTGCCATCAGTCCTTTTTATTATGGGGGATTGATGGGATTGGCGCAACAGATGGGACTCAAAACGATGGCTTGGGCGCAGGGTATTGGCCCCTTGAACCGTTCTGTTTCCCAGTGGTTGGCAAAAAAAACCTTTTCCGGCTGTAATGTCGTTAGCGTGCGGGATACGGGTTCTGCAAGGTTATTGTCTAACTGGAATATTCCCTTTACCCTCGCCCCTGACCCCGTTTGGGCTTTGGATGCTCAACCTGTAGCCCGGTTGTGGGATTTACCCGCCCCTAGAGTGGCGTTGACGTTGCGACCTGATCCCCAATTGACACCGGAACGGTTATCATTAATAATTCGGGCGTTAGTCTCGTTTCAAAAAGCAACTCAAACGTTTATTTTATTAATTCCATTTCAACCGATTCAAGATTTAGTGATCGCCCAACTTCTACATCAAGCCCTTCCCGAAAATAGTCAGGTTTTAATCTTAGAAGATCCGCGACAATTAAAAGGAGTTTTTCGAGGGGTTGAGTTTTTGATTGGGATGCGATTTCATAGTTTAATTATGGCAGCAACCCAAGAATGTAAATGTTTTGCGCTGAGTTATGATCCCAAAGTAAGCCGATTAATGGAAGAATTAGAATTACCCGGATGGGAAATTGATCAACTTCCCGATGATCCGAATCTCATCAGTAAAACCTGGATTGATTGTTATGCCAATGATGAACCTTTATCGAAGGGAAAAATTGAATTTTTTGTAGATCGGGCAACCGTCCATCAAGAATTATTGTACTCTCAGTTCAATTAA